The following nucleotide sequence is from Nocardioides eburneiflavus.
CAGACGACGTCGGACCAGATCTCGATCTTCACGTCCGGCCCAACACGCGGCCGGACCCGCGTGTTCCCGCGTCAGGCCTCCTGCCGGCGCACCGTGCCCCGGCGGGCGACGTACGTCACCACGAACCCCAGGACCAGGGCGAGCAGCACGCCGAGGTTGGCGTAGGGCCAGTTGCCGTCCCAGTAGGGCCCGGCCGGGTCGTCGACGTAGGTCCCGAGGCCGAGGGGCCCGAGGAAGTAGCCCTGCCAGTTGTTCCACGCGGCGTCGACGGCGAAGTTGTTGACCACCAGGCCCCAGCCGACGACCGAGGCACCGACCATCGTGGCGACCGAGGTCCAGTCGACGGCGCGGTAGCGACCACGGCTGTCGAAGAGCGCCTCGTCGTCGTAGTCGCGGCGGCGCAGCGCGATGTCGGCGATCATGATCCCCGCCCAGGCGGCCAGCGGCACGCCGAGCGTGATCAGGAAGCTCTGGAACGGGCCGAGGAAGTCCTCGGCGAAGAAGACCACCCACACGGTGCCGCAGGTGAGGATCACCCCGTCGATGAAGGCGGCGACGGGCCGCGGGACCCGTACGCCGAGGGAGAGCAGCGTCAGTCCCGAGGAGTAGATGCCCAGCACGGCCCCGCTGACGAGGGCGAGGATCGCCGCCAGCAGGAACGGCACGAGGAACCACGTCGGCAGCAGCGTGCCGAGGGTGCCGATGGGGTCGGCGGCGATGCTCGCGCTGAGGTCGCCGGACGAGGCGGCGAGCAGCAGGCCGAACACCACCAGCAGGACCGGCGCGACCGCTCCGCCGAAGGTGTTCCACCCGACGATCGCGGAGCCCTTCGCATCGCGGTGCTGGTAGCGCGACCAGTCGGCCGCGATGTTGATCCAGCCGAGCCCGAAGCCGGTCATCACCATCACGAGCGCCCCGACCATCTGCTGGGTGCTGCCGGCGGGGACGGCCTGCACGGCCGACCAGTCGATCTCGTCGAGCGTCAGGGCGACGTAGACGATCGTGGCGATGCCGGTCAGCCACGTCAGCACCGACTGCATCCGCATGATGACGTGGTAGCCGGCGACGCTCGCCGACACGATGAGCGCGGCGACGACGACGGTGGCGAACACCTGGGTGGTCGTGCCCGCGGACCAGCCGAGCTGGTCGAAGATCGTGGCCGTGGCGAGCACGGCGAGGATCGCGAGGAAGGTCTCCCAGCCGATCGAGACCAGCCACGAGACGACCCCGGGCAGCTTCTGCCCCTGCACGCCGAACGCCGCCCGGCTCAGGATCATGGTGGGCGCCGAGCCGCGCTTGCCCGCGATCGCGATGACCCCGCACAGCGCGAAGGAGATGACGACGCCGACCACCGTGACGACCAGGGCCTGCACGAACGAGATGCCGAATCCCAGCACGAACGATCCGTAGCTGATGCCGAAGACCGAGACGTTGGCCGCGAACCACGGCCAGAACAGGTCGCGCGGGCGCGCGGTCCGCTCGGACTCCTCGATGATCTCGATGCCAGTGGTCTCGACGCCGAGGCGACGGGTCTGGTCGAGGCCCGTGCCATTGGTCGTTGTGGTGCCCATGGAGGAATCGTAGGCCCGGGAACGAGCACGGCGCGCCGGGCAGGAGGTCTCCTGCCCGGCGCGCCGTACGACGGGTGCGCGCGGTGTCGCGTCAGCGGGCGGCGGTGCCCTCGACGTAGTCGGTGTCGTGGGACTTCACCCAGGCCATGAGCTTGCGCAGCTCGCGACCGGTCTGCTCGATCGGGTGCGACTCACCCTTCTTGCGGAACTCGGTGAACTCCGGCGAGCCGTTGTCCATGTCGGTGATGAAGCGCTCGGCGAACGCACCGCTGGTGATGTCGGCGAGCACGTCCTGCATGTTCTTCTTCACGTCGGGCGTGATCACGCGCGGGCCGGAGACGTAGTCGCCGAACTCGGCGGTGTCCGACACCGACCAGCGCTGCTTGGCGATGCCGCCCTCGTACATCAGGTCGACGATCAGCTTCAGCTCGTGGAGGCACTCGAAGTAGGCGACCTCGGGCTGGTAGCCGGCCTCGATGAGGGTCTCGAAGCCGTACATCACCAGCTGCGAGGCGCCACCGCACAGGACGGCCTGCTCGCCGAACAGGTCGGTCTCGGTCTCCTCGGTGAAGGTGGTCTTGATGCCGCCGGCACGCAGCCCGCCGATGGCCTTGGCGTACGACAGGGCGAGCGGCCAGGCGTCGCCGGAGGCGTCCTTCTCGACAGCGACGAGCACCGGGACGCCACGGCCGTCGACGTACTCGCGGCGCACGAGGTGGCCGGGGCCCTTGGGGGCGACCATGAAGACGTCGACGCCCTCGGGCGGGGTGATGTAGCCGAAGCGGATGTTGAAGCCGTGGCCGAAGACCAGGGTGTCGCCCGGGGTCAGCGCGGGCTCGATCTCCTCGGCGTAGAGCTTGCGCTGGTGCTGGTCGGGGGCGAGGATCACGATCAGGTCGGACTCCTCCGCCGCCTCGCGGGGCGTGAGGACGCGCAGGCCCTCGGCCTCGGCCTTGTCGCGGCTCTTGGAGCCGGGCTGCAGGCCGATGCGGACGTCGACGCCGGAGTCGCGCAGGGACAGCGCGTGGGCGTGACCCTGGCTGCCGTAGCCGATCACCGCGACGTTCTTGCCCTGGATCAGGCTCAGGTCGGCGTCGTCGTCGTAGAACATCTCAGCCACTGGGGGCTCTCCTTCGGTTGTTTCTCTGGGGTCAGTTGGCGATTGCTGAAAGGGGGGCGGGTACGGCGACCGAGCGCTGCGGGCGCTCGCTGATGGAGCGCGAGCCCCGGCCGATCGCGACCATGCCGGACTGCACGAGCTCGCGGATGCCGAACGGCTCGAGCACCCGCAGCAGGTCGGCGAGCTTGTCGGAGTTGCCGACGGCCTGGACGGTGACGGCGTCGGGGGCCACGTCGACCACCTTGGCGCGGAAGAGCTGCACCGCGTCGAGCACGGCACCGCGGGTGGCGGCGTCCGCACGGACCTTCACCAGCAGCAGCTCGCGGTTGACCGAGCCGGGACCGTCGAGCTCGACGATCTTGATCACCTCGACCAGCTTGTTGAGCTGCTTGGTGACCTGCTCGAGCGGGGACTCGTCCACGTTGACCACGATCGTCATCCGGGAGATCTCCGGGTGCTCGGTCGGCCCGACCGCGAGGCTGTCGATGTTGAACCCGCGCCGGGAGAACAGGCTGGCGATCCGGGCCAGGACGCCCGGCTTGTTCTCGACCAGCACGGACAGGGTGTGCTTGTTGCTGCTCATCAGATGTCGTCCTCGTCGAACTGGGGCGCCAGGTCCCGGGCGTACTTGATCTCGTCGTTGCTGGTGCCGGCGGCCACCATCGGCCAGACCATCGCGTCGCGGTGGACGCGGAAGTCCACCACGACCGGCTGGTCGTCGATCGCCATCGCCTTCTCGATCGTGGCGTCCACGTCGCTCGGCGACTCGCACGCCAGGCCGACACAGCCGTAGGCGTCGGCGAGCTTGACGAAGTCGGGGATGCGCTTGGAGTGCAGGTCGGTGTTGGAGTAGCGCTCGTTGTAGAACAGCGTCTGCCACTGCCGCACCATGCCGAGCGACTCGTTGTTGATGATCGCGACCTTGATCGGGATGTCGTTGATCGCGCAGGTGGCCAGCTCCTGGTTGGTCATCTGGAAGCAGCCGTCACCGTCGACCGCCCACACGGTGCTGTCGGGCTTGCCGACCTTGGCACCCATCGCGGCGGGGACGGCGAAGCCCATCGTCCCGAGGCCACCGGAGTTGATCCACGTGTTGGGCCTCTCGTAGCCCACGAACTGGGCGGCCCACATCTGGTGCTGGCCGACGCCAGCGACGTAGATCGAGTCGGGGCCGGCGATGTCGCTGAGCCGCTCGAGGACGTACTGCGGGGCGAGCGAGCCGTCGGTCGGCGCGTCGTAGCCGAGCGCGTACTGCTTCTTGACGCCCGCCAGGAAGGCGATCCACGCCTCGTAGTCGCCGTCCGCGCCCTCGGCCTGCAGGCGCGCGACGAGCTGCGCGATGACCTCCTTGCAGTCGCCGACGATCGGCACGTCTGCGTGCCGGTTCTTGCCGATCTCGGCCGGGTCGATGTCGGCGTGGATCACGAGCGCGCCGGGCGCGAACGAGTCGAGGTTGCCGGTCACCCGGTCGTCGAAGCGCGCACCGAGGCTGATGATGAGGTCGCTCTTCTGCAGCCCGGCGACCGCAGCGACGGTGCCGTGCATGCCCGGCATGCCGAGGTGCTGGGCATTGCTGTCGGGGAACGCGCCGCGGGCCATCAAGGTGGTGACGACCGGGATGCCCGTCAGCGCGGCCAGCTGGGCGAGCTCACGGTGGGCGCGGGCGCGGATCACGCCGCCGCCGACGTAGAGGACCGGCCGCCTCGCCTCCCGGATCAGGCGCACGGCCTCCTTGATCTGCTTGGCGTGCGGCGTCGTGACGGGGCGGTAGCCGGGCAGGTGGAGCTCGCTCGGCCAGGCGTACGTGGTCTGCGCCTGAAGGGCCGACTTGGCGACGTCGACGAGGACCGGACCGGGGCGCCCGGTCGAGGCGATGTGGAAGGCCTCCGCGATCGTGCGCGGGATGTCGGCCGGGTCGGTGACGAGGAAGTTGTGCTTGGTGACCGGCATGGTGATGCCGCGGATGTCGGCCTCCTGGAAGGCGTCGGTGCCGATCATCGACGCGCCGACCTGCCCGGTCACCGCCACCATGGGCACCGAGTCCATGTGGGCGTCGGCCAGCGGCGTGACCAGGTTGGTCGCCCCCGGACCCGACGTCGCCATGCACACGCCCACGCGTCCCGTCGCCGCGGCGTACCCCTGCGCGGCGTGTCCGGCACCCTGCTCGTGGCGCACCAGGATGTGCCGGATCCTGGTGGAGTCCATGAGGGGGTCGTACGCCGGGAGGATCGCGCCGCCCGGGATGCCGAAGATGTCCGTCACGCCGGCCGCCTCGAGGGACGTCACCAGGCTCTGCGCGCCCGTGACCGATCCGCTGCCCTGTCCGCCCTGCTCCGTCATGTCCTTCTCTCCTGCGTCTGGCTGTCCAGCAACTGAGCCCATAAAAAAGCCCCTCGGCCCGGTGGGCGACGAGGGGTGACGCGCGTGCGTTCGGCCGGGGGCCTCAGCTCACGCGTCGCGTGCGTACAAGAATCTCGGTGCGCATGCGACAACCGTCGTCGCCGGGGCGGTCCGGCGTCAAGCGAGTGTGACACTCGTCCCAGGATGTGGAACAGCGGTCTCGGAATGTGGCTGCTCTGGGTCAGCCGCGGTCGAGCGGCGTGCAGATGCAGGAGCGGTTGCCGTCGGCGTCCTCGACCACCCAGTAGGACGGCGCGGCGGCGTCGCTGACCAGGCGTCCGCCGGCGTCGAGCACCGCCCGCAACCGCCGCTCCCCCTCGTCGTGCGGCACCCACACGTCGAGGTGCCAGCGCTGCTCGGGGACCTGCTCTGGGAGCACCGGGCCGGCGTCGTCCGCGCTCGCAGCGGGCTCCTGGAACCACATCGTGGAGACCTGGCCGCTGGGGTCGACGGGCTCGCCGCCCTGCACCTCGCCACCGATCAGCGCGGCGTAGAACGGCGCCAGCCGCGAGCCGTCCGCGGTGTCGAGCCCCGGCTCGACCTGGGTCAGGCCGGAGACGTCGGCCGACGCGCCCAGCTCGGCGGCGAAGCCGCTGATCCGGCGGGCCAGGTCGACGTCGCGACTGGTGATGCCGCCGACGTCGTGGCTGGACAGCGTGACGATGACCTCGGGGTAGGTCAGCGAGATGTCGGGGTGGTGGTCAGCCTCCTCGGCCGCTGCGCCGATCCTGTCGACGAGCGCGAGACCGGTGGCGAAGTCGCCGGTGCGGAAGCGGGCGCGGAGCCGGTTGAGCACCTTGCGCCAGTCGTCGAGGCCGGCCTCGAGGAGGTCGTCGTGGCTGAGCCTGGCCTTCGGGTCCGGTTCGCTCATGGGACCGACCCTGCCACGACCCACCGACAGCGACCACCCCCTGACGGGCTCAGCCGAGCGTCTGGGTGATCTCGCGGGTGTCGCCGTCGACGACGACCCGCGCCAGCGCACCGTTGACGAGCGGCAGGTGCGGCGGCACGTGGCCGATCTCGAGGTCCCACACGATCGGCACGTCCAGGCGCCCGAGCGCGTCGACGACCGCTTCGCGCTGGGTGAGGTCCGGGTGGTCCGGTGCGTTCGTCCGCCCCACGAGCACGGCCGCGGCCCGGTCGAACCAGCCGGCGAGGCGCATGCCGTGCAGGCAGCGGCAGATGTCGACCGCGTGGTCCTCGCACGCCTCGACGTAGACGACCGTCGGCTCGTCCAGCCCGTCGGCCCACGCCCGCACGTCGCCGTACGGGGTGCCGGCGAGGTGGGCGACCGTCTCGATGCAGCCGCCGACGAGTCGGCCGGTCACGTCCAGACTGTCGCCGCCCAGCACCTCCCAGCGCCCCTCCCCCGCGCGCCTCCACTCGGTCGCGCGCGGGTCCTCCTCGAAGCGGACCCAGTCCGTGACCAGTCCGGAGTCCCGCTGCACGAACGGACCCTCGCCACCGACGAGGTCGAGCCAGTGCAGCAGCCCGTCGGGGACGGCGTACGGCGTGTCCGCGAGGTTGTCGCCGTGGACGGTGGCCCAGCCGAGCCGGGTGGTGATCGGCACCATCACGGTCGTGAGGTCGGAGAAGCCCACGAGCCAGGTCGGCTCGCTCGCCGCGAGGAGGTCCCAGTCGAGCAGGTCCACCAGGTCGATCGCGGTCTCGCCGCCCCACGGCGGCACCACGCAGGCGATGTCGGGGTCGGCGAGCATGCGGGTCAGCTCGGCCGCCCGCTGCCCGGCCGGCGCGGAGGTGAGGCCGGTGCCGTCCATGCACTCCCCCACCTCGACCTCGTAGCCCCGCTCGCGCAGCCACGCGACGCAGAACTCGATCCGCGTCGCGGCATCACCCGAGGCCCCGGCGGACGGCGAGGTGACACCGATGCGGTCACCCGGACGGAGGGGGCGCGGGAAACGGAGTGGTGGAGCCATGACCCGATTCTGACAGTCTGTGTCCATGGGTTTCGGTGACGTGGTACAGCAGGCGATCCACGCGGGCACCGGCGTGCCGCGGCTCTACGCAGCGGCCACGCGGGCGGGCCTCGGCGCCTCCGGCGCGGTCGAGGTGCTCCGGATCTCGCAGGCGGCCCTGTCCGCCGCCGCGGGCCACGGCCGCGGCGTCCCCGGGCGCTCCAACGCCATGCGGCACTTCATGTGGCAGGCCGCGCTCACCGCGCGCTTCGGTGTCGACGCGGCACGCTCGATCGCAGCGGCCCAGGAGGCGGGCAGCACCCGTCGTCGCGACTCGCGCGTCGACGAGCACAACAACGCGGCCGGCCAGGCGTACGGCGCCGAGCACGCGGACGACCTGGCGACGCTCTCGCCGTCCGAGGCGATGACGAGCCTGGTGCCCGTGGCGCTGGCGATGTGGGAGGCGGGCGAGCTGGTCTGGGTCAAGCCCAGGTCGTGAGGCCGGCGCGGTCGTGCTCGCCCCCGGGCCAGACCGCCCGCACGACGCCGGCCGCCGCCAGCGCCTTGCGGCACCCCGGGCACGGCGGGTCGGTGATGTACGCGGTGGCGCCCTTGGTGTCGCGGGTCGCGAAGAGCAGCGCGTTCACCTCGGCGTGGATCGCGATGCAGAACCCCGGCGTGCCCGGCCGGTCGTAGTCGCCGAGGCCGGGGACGTCGTCGTAGCCGAGCTGGCCGCGCGGGCACGCTCCGGCCAGGCAGTCGTCCTCCCCCGGAGCGGCGCCGTTGTAGCCGGTGGCGATGATCCGGTGGTCGATGGTGAGGACCGCGCCGACGCGGCGGCGGGTGCACTTGGCCCGCGCGGCGACGGCGGCGGCGATGCCGAGGAAGTAGTCGTCCCAGCCTGGGACCGCGGGGGTCTCGCTCACGGGAGGACGGACTGCCCGATCTCACCGGGGTTGCAGGCGACTTCCCAGCGGAACCCGTCCGGGTCGGCGAAGTAGCCGGAGTAGCCGCCCCAGTCGCGCTCGCTCGCCTCGCCGACGTCCGAGGCACCCGCCGCGCGGGCCTGCTCGAGGACGGTGTCGACGCCCTGCGTGGTCGCGAGGTTGTGCGACAGCGTGACGGGCGGCGTGCCGCCGCGCGCAGGTGCGTGGCCGACCTCCGCCGTGAACCCCGTCTCGACCCAGAGGCTCAGCACGACCTTCTCCGCGACCCGGAACATCAGCACCTCCCCCGGCACGTCGAGCTCCGCCTCCCAGCCGAGCCCCTCGACGTAGAACTTCCGGCTCGCCTCGAGGTCGCTCACGACGAGGGTGATGAAGCTGACGCGCTGGTCCATCTCAGGCCTCCTGCTGGTCGGCGTGCTGGTCGGGTGCGGGCGGGCGGGCAGCGAGGCGTACGCGCTGGCGGCCCGCGGAGTCGAAGTTGCTGTCGTCGAGCCAGGCGTCGAGGGCCGCGCGGACCCGCGGCCACTCGCGGTCGGTGATCGAGAACCAGTCGGTGTCGCGGTTGCGCCCCTTGTAGACGAGCGCCTGGCGGAACCGTCCCTCCCAGATGAAGCCGAGCCGGATCGCCGCCCGGCGCGACGCAGCGTTGAGGCTGTCGCACTTCCACTCGTAGCGGCGATGGCCGAGGTCGTCGAAGACGTGGCGCGCCAGCAGCGCCATCGCCTCGGTCGCGGCACGGCTGCGCTGGAGCTGGCGGCCGAACGCGATCTGACCGACCTCGATCGAACCCATCGCCGGGTCGATGCGCATCAGCGAGCAGAAGCCGACCGCGCGGCCGGTCTCCCGCGCCACGATCGCGTACATCACCCGTTCGGGGTCGGCCGCGCCGTCCTCGACGATCGCCGCCATCTCCTCGCGGGTGCGTGGCCGCTCCCACGACAGGTAGGTCCAGATCGGCTCGTCGTCCTCGCGGCACAGCGCGGACAACAGGTCCTCGACATGCTGGGGTCCGATCGGCTCGAGGCCTACGCCGGCCCCCTCGAGGACCACGTCCTTCGCGGGCGCGGTCGCCCCGGTCCACTCGACGGGTCGTCCGAGCGGCTGGCCGTGGTCGTTGGTCGTCCGGGTCCGGGTCGCCGAGAGCCGCACCCCCACCGGTCCGGTCATCGCAGCGCCTCCGCGACGGCCGCGATGCCGCGCTCGACCTCGTCGAAGGAGGTGGACAACGGCGAGAGCCCGATCCGCAGGCCGCCGGGGTCGCGGTAGTCGGGGATCACGTCGCGCTCCCAGAGCCGAGCGGTGACCTCGCGCATGCGGTCGTGGCGGAGGGTCACGTGGCCGCCGCGGATCGCCGGGTCGCGGGGTGAGGCGAGGGTGACCTCCGGCAGCGTCGCGTCGGCGAGCTCGACGGCGTACGACGTCAGCGCGACCGACTTGGCACGGATCGCGTCGATGCCCGCCTCCTCGACGAGCTCCAGCATGCTCTGCATCGCGACCATGCCGAGGATCGGCGGTGTGCCGGAGGTGAACCTCCGCATGCCCGGCGCGGGCGTGTAGCCGGGCCCCATCAGGAAGGGGTCGGCGTGGCCCATCCAGCCCTGGATCGGCTGGGTGAGCTCATCCTGCAGACGGGCGTTGACGTAGCCGAACGCCGGCGAGCCGGGGCCGCCGTTGAGGTACTTGTAGGTGCAGCCGACGGCCAGGTCGACGTCCGACTCGTCCAACGCGACCGGCACGGCGCCGGCGGAGTGGCAGAGGTCCCAGAGCACGAGCGCGCCCGCGGCGTGCGCGACACGGGTGAGCTCCGGGAGGTCGGCCAGCCACGCCGACCGGTACGCGACGTGGTTGAGCACCACCAGCGCCGTACGCTCGCCGACGGCCTCGGCGAGCTGCGCGGCGGTCACGCCCGCGGACGTGTCGACCTCGATCCACCGCAGGGTGAGGCCGCGCTCGGCGGCGACTCCCTCGGCGACGTAACGGTCGGTCGGGAAGTTGTCGGTGTCGATCACGATCTCGGTGCGGCGCGGATCGGTGCGTACGGCATGGTCGACCGCGGCGCGCATCAGCTTGTAGAGCCAGACCGTGGTCGAGTCGCCGACGGCGCTCTGGCCGGCTGCGGCGCCGAGGGCGATCCGGCCGAGGTCGTCGCCGAGACGCGTCGGGAGCTCCATCCAGCTCTCGTCCCAGCCCCGGATCAGCCGGCCGCCCCAGTCCTGCCGGACGAACTCGCCCAGACGGTCGGCGGCGGCGGCGACGGGACGGCCCAGCGAGTTGCCGTCGAAGTAGACGAGGTCGGTGTCGGCGCCGACGAACCGGTCCCGGAACCGGGCGAGCGGGTCGGCGGCGTCGAGCTGTGCTGCAGTGGTCACCACGGCAACCTATCCGTCGCTCCGTCCCCGCCCGACCCGGACCGGCGTGCTCAGTAGCAGACGGCGCCGTGGGCCGCCGACTGCACGACCTTGCGGTACTTGCCGAGCACCCCGCGCGTGTACTTGGGCGGCAGCGGCTCCCAGCCCTCGGCGCGCGAGGCCAGCTCGGCCTCGTCGACGTGGAGGTCGAGGGTCATGTTGGCCACGTCGAGCGTGATCTGGTCGCCGTCGCGGACGAACGCGATCGGTCCCGCGTCGCTCGCCTCGGGAGCGATGTGGCCCACGCAGAGCCCGGTCGTGCCTCCGGAGAAGCGCCCGTCGGTGATGAGCAGGACGTCCTTGCCGAGGCCGGCACCCTTGATCGCGCCGGTGATGGCCAGCATCTCCCGCATGCCCGGGCCGCCCTTCGGGCCCTCGTAGCGGATCACCACGACGTCGCCTGCCTGGATCGCGCCGTCCCCCAGGGCGTCGAGGGCCTTGCGCTCGCCGTCGAAGACGCGGGCGGTGCCGGTGAAGGTCGAGTCGTCGAACCCCGCGCTCTTGACGACCGCGCCGTCGGGGGCCAGTGAGCCCTTGAGGATCGTGAGCCCGCCCGTGGCGTGGATCGGCCGGTCGAGCTGGCGCAGGATCTCGCCGTCGAGTGGCTTGGGGTCGAGGGCGGCCAGGTTCTCGGCCATCGTCCTGCCCGTGCAGGTCAGCACGTCGCCATGCAGGTGCCCGGCGTCGAGGAGCGCCCGCAGCAGCACCGGGATGCCGCCCACCCGGTCGAAGTCGGTCCACACGAACCGGCCGAACGGCTTCATGTCCGCCAGGTGGGGGACCTTCCGGCCGATGCGGGTGAAGTCGTCGAGGGTGAGGTCGACCTCGGCCTCCCGGGCGATTGCGAGCAGGTGCAGGACGGCGTTGGTCGACCCACCGAGGGCCATCGCCATCGTGATGGCGTTCTCGAAGGCGGGCCGGGTCATGATCTGGCGCGCCGTGATGCCTTGGCGCAGCATCTCGACGACCGCCTCGCCCGACTTGTGGGCGAAGCCGTCGCGGCGACGGTCCACCGCAGGCGGGGAGGACGATCCGGGCAGCGACATGCCGAGCGCCTCGGCCACGCTGGCCATCGTGTTGGCGGTGTACGCCCCACCGCAGGCGCCTTCGCCGGGACAGATCGCCCGCTCGATCTCGTCGACCTTCTCGCGCGTGATCTTGCCAGCCAGGCAGGCTCCGACGGCCTCGAAGGCGTCGATGATCGTGACGTCCTTGCCGTCGACCTGGCCGGGCATGATCGTGCCCGCGTAGAGGAAGACGCTCGCGAGGTCGAGGCGGGCCGCGGCCATGAGCATGCCGGGCAGCGACTTGTCACAGCCGGCGAGCAGCACCGACCCGTCGAGCCGCTCCGCCATCATCACGGTCTCCACCGAGTCGGCGATCACCTCCCGGCTGACCAGCGAGAAGTGCATGCCCTCGTGGCCCATGGAGATGCCGTCCGAGACGGAGATCGTGCCGAACTCCAGCGGGAACCCGCCGGCCGCGTGCACGCCGTTCTTCACGGCCTTCGCGAGCCGATCGAGGGAGAGGTTGCACGGGGTGATCTCGTTCCAGCTGGACGCGACGCCGATCTGCGGCTTCTCCCAGTCGTCGTCGCCCATGCCGACGGCTCGGAGCATGCCCCGCGCGGCCGCCTTCTCGAGACCGTCGGT
It contains:
- the ilvD gene encoding dihydroxy-acid dehydratase, with protein sequence MTHAADGPDIKPRSRDVTDGLEKAAARGMLRAVGMGDDDWEKPQIGVASSWNEITPCNLSLDRLAKAVKNGVHAAGGFPLEFGTISVSDGISMGHEGMHFSLVSREVIADSVETVMMAERLDGSVLLAGCDKSLPGMLMAAARLDLASVFLYAGTIMPGQVDGKDVTIIDAFEAVGACLAGKITREKVDEIERAICPGEGACGGAYTANTMASVAEALGMSLPGSSSPPAVDRRRDGFAHKSGEAVVEMLRQGITARQIMTRPAFENAITMAMALGGSTNAVLHLLAIAREAEVDLTLDDFTRIGRKVPHLADMKPFGRFVWTDFDRVGGIPVLLRALLDAGHLHGDVLTCTGRTMAENLAALDPKPLDGEILRQLDRPIHATGGLTILKGSLAPDGAVVKSAGFDDSTFTGTARVFDGERKALDALGDGAIQAGDVVVIRYEGPKGGPGMREMLAITGAIKGAGLGKDVLLITDGRFSGGTTGLCVGHIAPEASDAGPIAFVRDGDQITLDVANMTLDLHVDEAELASRAEGWEPLPPKYTRGVLGKYRKVVQSAAHGAVCY